One Papaver somniferum cultivar HN1 unplaced genomic scaffold, ASM357369v1 unplaced-scaffold_35, whole genome shotgun sequence DNA window includes the following coding sequences:
- the LOC113342217 gene encoding uncharacterized protein LOC113342217 isoform X2 has protein sequence MLQKERTNANDKLLTSTKQENPQQDIPCQPRYNLRKSESKNSKLQAAKEQITVKRKLHPKNPEETEIMQKVNASRSIYDVVDLQQKLTNKNPATVRKNPDKPDDVIKRSIREDLISQQNIIILQPELRKHAKENFNHRIIPTDRDTDEEISKVEIMTPVSIKLMQNKVEGTELLKIMPPRILNKKLGSDSPDRNVAQVSIMLTREEEEEANIQSPISMEATHTIPRVTPSVSYSTADEYQMLNEDHQCKCQDSKDHKSFQTFASFSGFAFQRSTISVYRQFNSN, from the exons ATGCTCCAGAAAGAGAGGACAAATGCAAACGACAAGCTATTGACATCGACCAAGCAAGAAAATCCACAACAAGATATCCCATGTCAGCCACGGTACAACCTCAGGAAATCGGAGTCGAAGAACTCAAAGCTTCAAGCAGCTAAAGAACAGATAACCGTGAAAAGGAAGCTGCATCCGAAAAATCCAGAAGAAACTGAGattatgcaaaaagtaaacgcATCAAGGTCAATCTATGATGTCGTGGATTTGCAACAGAAGCTAACAAATAAGAATCCTGCCACAGTTCGTAAAAACCCAGATAAACCTGATGATGTGATAAAGAGGAGCATTCGTGAagatctaatcagtcaacaaaatATTATTATactccaacctgagttaaggaaacatgcaaaagagaatttcaaCCACAGGATCATTCCGACAGATAGAGATACCGATGAGGAGATATCAAAAGTTGAGATTATGACACCTGTTAGCATCAAACTGATGCAGAATAAGGTAGAAGGTACTGAATTACTTAAAATCATGCCCCCAAGAATACTAAACAAAAAATTAGGCAGTGACTCCCCTGACAG GAATGTAGCACAAGTAAGCATCATGCTAActagagaagaagaggaagaagcaaACATCCAATCACCCATATCAATGGAAGCTACACACACAATTCCTAGAGTGACACCCTCTGTCAGCTACTCCACTGCAGATGAATACCAAATGCTAAACGAAGACCATCAATGCAAATGCCAAG ATTCAAAAGACCACAAAAGTTTCCAAACCTTTGCAAGCTTCAGTGGTTTTGCTTTCCAAAGATCTACCATTTCAGTCTACAGACAGTTCAATTCAAATTAA
- the LOC113342217 gene encoding uncharacterized protein LOC113342217 isoform X1: protein MLQKERTNANDKLLTSTKQENPQQDIPCQPRYNLRKSESKNSKLQAAKEQITVKRKLHPKNPEETEIMQKVNASRSIYDVVDLQQKLTNKNPATVRKNPDKPDDVIKRSIREDLISQQNIIILQPELRKHAKENFNHRIIPTDRDTDEEISKVEIMTPVSIKLMQNKVEGTELLKIMPPRILNKKLGSDSPDRQVMSLKQPASVLKEPEKRRHERNVAQVSIMLTREEEEEANIQSPISMEATHTIPRVTPSVSYSTADEYQMLNEDHQCKCQDSKDHKSFQTFASFSGFAFQRSTISVYRQFNSN from the exons ATGCTCCAGAAAGAGAGGACAAATGCAAACGACAAGCTATTGACATCGACCAAGCAAGAAAATCCACAACAAGATATCCCATGTCAGCCACGGTACAACCTCAGGAAATCGGAGTCGAAGAACTCAAAGCTTCAAGCAGCTAAAGAACAGATAACCGTGAAAAGGAAGCTGCATCCGAAAAATCCAGAAGAAACTGAGattatgcaaaaagtaaacgcATCAAGGTCAATCTATGATGTCGTGGATTTGCAACAGAAGCTAACAAATAAGAATCCTGCCACAGTTCGTAAAAACCCAGATAAACCTGATGATGTGATAAAGAGGAGCATTCGTGAagatctaatcagtcaacaaaatATTATTATactccaacctgagttaaggaaacatgcaaaagagaatttcaaCCACAGGATCATTCCGACAGATAGAGATACCGATGAGGAGATATCAAAAGTTGAGATTATGACACCTGTTAGCATCAAACTGATGCAGAATAAGGTAGAAGGTACTGAATTACTTAAAATCATGCCCCCAAGAATACTAAACAAAAAATTAGGCAGTGACTCCCCTGACAGGCAAGTTATGTCACTAAAGCAGCCGGCTTCAGTTTTGAAAGAACCAGAGAAGAGAAGGCATGAGAGGAATGTAGCACAAGTAAGCATCATGCTAActagagaagaagaggaagaagcaaACATCCAATCACCCATATCAATGGAAGCTACACACACAATTCCTAGAGTGACACCCTCTGTCAGCTACTCCACTGCAGATGAATACCAAATGCTAAACGAAGACCATCAATGCAAATGCCAAG ATTCAAAAGACCACAAAAGTTTCCAAACCTTTGCAAGCTTCAGTGGTTTTGCTTTCCAAAGATCTACCATTTCAGTCTACAGACAGTTCAATTCAAATTAA